Proteins encoded together in one Cicer arietinum cultivar CDC Frontier isolate Library 1 chromosome 4, Cicar.CDCFrontier_v2.0, whole genome shotgun sequence window:
- the LOC101511766 gene encoding uncharacterized protein isoform X1 gives MNDPCHLSTPSKRRAEHELHASCTDQNNNKKRKSPTKVTSRKRTSRNNMPKKNASVKGIKETTSPDLARKIDLRLEAKLSAEENSRMFAGRQIHPFFSTWKVEKKFRESADSECSSSTAKGENGRTICGPIHVFEDFQDDTSFLDWNDWKFLENTTVVDFGPESSNLSVMEGSIESLNFDNFLSAVKPSRTSISQNALSYSDKLSTQPDNMTEISPANSSLPANKQATWPLNPPAKADLEVDEVSAASGQACIFGKSDSEPLSRFLQERVRSFYHSCENKAESSLWIHKYKPTKASEVCGNDESLNFLRDWLHLWHERRCQNRKGSSNKDQTDIPNDDGDYNFPGFGCASKDVDEEGSLKNVLLITGPVGSGKSAAVYACAREQGFEVLELNASDCRNGSAVRQYFGDALGSHGFKRSVEHTVSSHKKTVKLLPAPAFPNVKASEEMDDDVIEMITISDDEDHSPSGTSQKLHDINNALTSDTVQTLILVEDVDILFPEDRGCIAAIQHIAETAKGPIILTSNSKNAGLPDKFLRQHISFSLPLPDELLCHLFMVCVTEEVNINPLLLEKFIQSCDRDIRKTIMHLQFWFQNKKYSKDKNVQTIYGSLPFDLEAGHKILPKIIPLDFPSELSKLIEKEVANSITIMENSSSWEGLVKEELCINDKQNNLDVPCMGTDYLEPKVEVMKTITDCGEFESQHSATSELYNCSGSPVTSFWPKDQRQLVVMSSGAMDNNSYNRLSVDIHDEAYRRQSLEGNSESSFKFLLDESYANMSFSELLFSGLEDSEEQQCKYLETTYDACLNKTYNSFDMSCFPESRFVCETAFQNRIETKSGVVSAGHHAYPVNVSLDNELTPFSFNLCQRWAEVPQDPDLLVNTEIPKSSPRATAQDFSDENMEIPPVYNTMDECSHTGFELKSKLVDFSPSTEIDMVQNLWRKLRDCRTDLRQHATSEQIGVIQVVKLASGLSNLISEADLLFRNHQQKQCGIMEPPLFLSDEATFSWYDEQMMMSTVAAHGFCFYAKHIVDVGSKLGFENRVDTTSEMLASTTNIMALGKLSRQDHTESMNNYTKKLLEVNNSRNDKSSMQNNESRTSLFNVIQSIVPARSSMAIRGIAFNEFLSSLRQISISEGLRISEGVNKTRKGRRSAQHYLSRGTMMLSSEDISLVCEGDLYRKISSQYAANMESNCT, from the exons ATGAATGATCCCTGCCATCTCAGCACACCGTCGAAGCGGCGAGCAGAACACGAGCTGCATGCATCATGTACAGAccaaaacaacaacaagaagAGAAAATCACCAACAAAAGTCACTTCTCGAAAAAGAACCTCCAGG AATAATATGCCTAAGAAAAATGCATCAGTTAAAGGGATTAAGGAGACTACTTCGCCTGATCTGGCTCGGAAGATTGATTTGCGGTTGGAGGCAAAATTATCAGCTGAG GAAAATTCAAGGATGTTTGCGGGAAGGCAAATACATCCGTTTTTTTCAACGTGGAAGGTGGAGAAGAAATTTCGGGAGTCAGCTGATTCAGAATGCAGTTCGTCTACTGCTAAGGGGGAGAATGGAAGAACTATCTGCGGTCCTATTCATGTATTTGAAGATTTTCAG GATGATACTTCATTTCTTGATTGGAATGATTggaaatttttggagaatacCACCGTTGTGGATTTTGGTCCTGAAAGTTCAAATTTATCCGTTATGGAGGGTTCTATTGAATCCTTAAATTTTGACAACTTTCTTAGTGCTGTAAAACCTTCAAGGACTTCAATTTCTCAGAATGCCTTGTCTTATTCAGATAAGCTATCTACACAACCTGATAATATGACGGAAATATCACCAGCAAACTCATCTCTGCCAGCTAACAAGCAAGCAACATGGCCTCTAAATCCCCCAGCAAAAGCG GACTTGGAGGTGGATGAAGTCAGTGCTGCATCTGGGCAAGCATGCATTTTCGGAAAATCAGACAGTGAGCCACTGAGTAGGTTTCTTCAAGAAAG GGTGAGATCTTTCTACCATAGTTGTGAAAATAAGGCTGAGAGCAGCTTATGGATACACAAGTACAAACCAACAAAAGCCTCCGAG GTATGTGGTAATGATGAATCTCTGAATTTCTTACGTGACTGGTTACATCTTTGGCACGAAAGACGTTGTCAAAACAGAAAGGGTTCCTCTAACAAGGATCAAACTGACATACCAAACGATGATGGTGATTATAACTTTCCTGGTTTTGGCTGTGCTTCAAAAGATGTTGATGAGGAGGGTTCCCTGAAGAATGTTCTTTTAATTACAGGACCAGTTGGG AGTGGCAAGTCTGCAGCTGTCTATGCTTGTGCCCGAGAGCAAGGGTTTGAGGTTTTAGAG CTCAATGCATCAGACTGTCGAAATGGGTCTGCTGTCAGGCAATATTTTGGAGACGCTCTTGGATCACATGGTTTCAAAAG GTCAGTGGAACACACTGTGAGTTCACACAAGAAAACTGTGAAATTGCTCCCAGCTCCAGCTTTTCCTAATGTTAAAGCTTCTGAAGAGATGGATGatgatgtgattgaaatgaTAACCATATCGGATGATGAAGATCATAGTCCTAGTGGAACATCTCAGAAGTTACACGACATAAATAATGCACTTACATCTGATACTGTCCAAACTTTAATTCTAGTTGAGGATGTTGACATCCTTTTTCCTGAAGATCGGGGATGTATTGCTGCCATACAACACATTGCTGAGACAGCAAAAGGGCCAATTATATTGACCAGCAATA gTAAAAATGCTGGCCTTCCAGATAAATTTTTAAGACAACATATTTCTTTCTCATTGCCATTGCCGGATGAGTTGCTTTGCCATTTGTTCATG GTTTGTGTCACAGAAGAAGTCAACATCAATCCTCTTTTACTGGAGAAGTTTATCCAGTCTTGTGACAGGGATATTCGTAAAACCATTATGCATCTTCAGTTCTGGTTccagaataaaaaatatagcaAAG ACAAGAATGTGCAGACCATATATGGCTCACTTCCCTTTGATCTTGAGGCTGGTCATAAGATACTACCAAAGATAATACCCTTGGATTTTCCCTCAGAGTTATCCAAACTAATTGAGAAGGAAGTTGCCAATTCAATAACCATAATGGAAAACAGCTCGAGCTGGGAAGGGTTAGTTAAGGAAGAGCTTTGCATAAATGACAAGCAAAATAACTTAGATGTGCCTTGTATGGGGACTGATTATTTAGAGCCCAAGGTAGAGGTCATGAAGACGATTACAGACTGTGGTGAGTTTGAAAGTCAACATAGTGCTACCTCTGAGCTATATAATTGTTCTGGATCCCCAGTAACATCCTTTTGGCCAAAGGATCAAAGGCAACTTGTAGTGATGTCCTCTGGTGCTATGGATAATAATTCATATAATAGACTTTCTGTAGACATTCATGACGAAGCTTACAGGAGACAATCCCTTGAAGGAAACAGTGAATCTTCCTTTAAGTTTCTATTGGATGAAAGCTATGCCAATATGTCATTTTCTGAGCTGCTGTTTTCTGGTTTGGAAGATTCAGAGGAGCAGCAGTgtaaatatttagaaacaaCTTATGATGCATGCTTAAACAAAACATACAACTCATTCGATATGTCCTGTTTTCCGGAATCAAGATTTGTTTGTGAGACTGCCTTTCAAAATAGAATAGAAACAAAGTCTGGAGTAGTGTCTGCTGGACATCATGCTTATCCGGTAAATGTTTCTCTGGATAATGAGTTGACACCATTCTCCTTCAATCTTTGTCAGCGCTGGGCTGAAGTGCCTCAAGATCCAGATTTGTTGGTAAATACTGAAATTCCCAAATCTTCTCCAAGAGCAACTGCACAAGATTTTAGTGATGAGAACATGGAAATCCCACCTGTGTATAACACAATGGATGAGTGCAGTCACACTGGTTTTGAGTTGAAGTCAAAACTTGTTGATTTTAGTCCATCTACAGAGATAGACATGGTGCAAAATTTGTGGAGGAAACTTCGTGATTGTCGAACAGATTTAAGACAGCATGCTACCTCAGAACAGATAGGTGTTATCCAAGTTGTTAAACTTGCTAGTGGACTGAGCAATCTAATTTCAGAAGCTGATTTGTTGTTTCGTAACCACCAACAAAAACAATGT GGTATTATGGAACCTCCACTTTTTCTGTCTGATGAAGCCACATTTAGTTGGTATGATGAGCAAATGATGATGTCAACTGTTGCTGCGCATGGTTTTTGCTTTTATGCCAAGCATATAGTAGATGTGGGATCCAAATTGGGTTTTGAGAACAGGGTAGACACGACTTCGGAGATGTTGGCTTCTACTACAAATATTATGGCTTTGGGGAAGTTATCTAGACAGGACCACACTGAAAGCATGAATAACTATACTAAAAAGCTATTAGAGGTGAACAACTCAAGAAATGATAAGAG CAGCATGCAAAACAATGAAAGCAGAACATCTCTATTCAACGTAATCCAATCCATTGTTCCTGCAAGATCATCAATGGCAATTAGAGGCATTGCATTCAATGAGTTTCTTTCTTCACTACGCCAAATTTCAATTTCAGAAGGTTTGCGCATTTCAGAAGGTGTTAATAAGACGAGGAAAGGAAG GCGGAGTGCTCAACATTATTTGAGCAGAGGTACAATGATGTTGTCTTCTGAGGATATATCATTGGTCTGTGAAGGTGATTTGTACAGAAAGATATCTTCACAGTATGCTGCTAACATGGAAAGTAATTGCACATGA
- the LOC101511766 gene encoding uncharacterized protein isoform X2 gives MNDPCHLSTPSKRRAEHELHASCTDQNNNKKRKSPTKVTSRKRTSRNNMPKKNASVKGIKETTSPDLARKIDLRLEAKLSAEENSRMFAGRQIHPFFSTWKVEKKFRESADSECSSSTAKGENGRTICGPIHVFEDFQDDTSFLDWNDWKFLENTTVVDFGPESSNLSVMEGSIESLNFDNFLSAVKPSRTSISQNALSYSDKLSTQPDNMTEISPANSSLPANKQATWPLNPPAKADLEVDEVSAASGQACIFGKSDSEPLSRFLQERVRSFYHSCENKAESSLWIHKYKPTKASEVCGNDESLNFLRDWLHLWHERRCQNRKGSSNKDQTDIPNDDGDYNFPGFGCASKDVDEEGSLKNVLLITGPVGSGKSAAVYACAREQGFEVLELNASDCRNGSAVRQYFGDALGSHGFKRSVEHTVSSHKKTVKLLPAPAFPNVKASEEMDDDVIEMITISDDEDHSPSGTSQKLHDINNALTSDTVQTLILVEDVDILFPEDRGCIAAIQHIAETAKGPIILTSNSKNAGLPDKFLRQHISFSLPLPDELLCHLFMVCVTEEVNINPLLLEKFIQSCDRDIRKTIMHLQFWFQNKKYSKDKNVQTIYGSLPFDLEAGHKILPKIIPLDFPSELSKLIEKEVANSITIMENSSSWEGLVKEELCINDKQNNLDVPCMGTDYLEPKVEVMKTITDCGEFESQHSATSELYNCSGSPVTSFWPKDQRQLVVMSSGAMDNNSYNRLSVDIHDEAYRRQSLEGNSESSFKFLLDESYANMSFSELLFSGLEDSEEQQCKYLETTYDACLNKTYNSFDMSCFPESRFVCETAFQNRIETKSGVVSAGHHAYPVNVSLDNELTPFSFNLCQRWAEVPQDPDLLVNTEIPKSSPRATAQDFSDENMEIPPVYNTMDECSHTGFELKSKLVDFSPSTEIDMVQNLWRKLRDCRTDLRQHATSEQIGVIQVVKLASGLSNLISEADLLFRNHQQKQCGIMEPPLFLSDEATFSWYDEQMMMSTVAAHGFCFYAKHIVDVGSKLGFENRVDTTSEMLASTTNIMALGKLSRQDHTESMNNYTKKLLEVNNSRNDKSMQNNESRTSLFNVIQSIVPARSSMAIRGIAFNEFLSSLRQISISEGLRISEGVNKTRKGRRSAQHYLSRGTMMLSSEDISLVCEGDLYRKISSQYAANMESNCT, from the exons ATGAATGATCCCTGCCATCTCAGCACACCGTCGAAGCGGCGAGCAGAACACGAGCTGCATGCATCATGTACAGAccaaaacaacaacaagaagAGAAAATCACCAACAAAAGTCACTTCTCGAAAAAGAACCTCCAGG AATAATATGCCTAAGAAAAATGCATCAGTTAAAGGGATTAAGGAGACTACTTCGCCTGATCTGGCTCGGAAGATTGATTTGCGGTTGGAGGCAAAATTATCAGCTGAG GAAAATTCAAGGATGTTTGCGGGAAGGCAAATACATCCGTTTTTTTCAACGTGGAAGGTGGAGAAGAAATTTCGGGAGTCAGCTGATTCAGAATGCAGTTCGTCTACTGCTAAGGGGGAGAATGGAAGAACTATCTGCGGTCCTATTCATGTATTTGAAGATTTTCAG GATGATACTTCATTTCTTGATTGGAATGATTggaaatttttggagaatacCACCGTTGTGGATTTTGGTCCTGAAAGTTCAAATTTATCCGTTATGGAGGGTTCTATTGAATCCTTAAATTTTGACAACTTTCTTAGTGCTGTAAAACCTTCAAGGACTTCAATTTCTCAGAATGCCTTGTCTTATTCAGATAAGCTATCTACACAACCTGATAATATGACGGAAATATCACCAGCAAACTCATCTCTGCCAGCTAACAAGCAAGCAACATGGCCTCTAAATCCCCCAGCAAAAGCG GACTTGGAGGTGGATGAAGTCAGTGCTGCATCTGGGCAAGCATGCATTTTCGGAAAATCAGACAGTGAGCCACTGAGTAGGTTTCTTCAAGAAAG GGTGAGATCTTTCTACCATAGTTGTGAAAATAAGGCTGAGAGCAGCTTATGGATACACAAGTACAAACCAACAAAAGCCTCCGAG GTATGTGGTAATGATGAATCTCTGAATTTCTTACGTGACTGGTTACATCTTTGGCACGAAAGACGTTGTCAAAACAGAAAGGGTTCCTCTAACAAGGATCAAACTGACATACCAAACGATGATGGTGATTATAACTTTCCTGGTTTTGGCTGTGCTTCAAAAGATGTTGATGAGGAGGGTTCCCTGAAGAATGTTCTTTTAATTACAGGACCAGTTGGG AGTGGCAAGTCTGCAGCTGTCTATGCTTGTGCCCGAGAGCAAGGGTTTGAGGTTTTAGAG CTCAATGCATCAGACTGTCGAAATGGGTCTGCTGTCAGGCAATATTTTGGAGACGCTCTTGGATCACATGGTTTCAAAAG GTCAGTGGAACACACTGTGAGTTCACACAAGAAAACTGTGAAATTGCTCCCAGCTCCAGCTTTTCCTAATGTTAAAGCTTCTGAAGAGATGGATGatgatgtgattgaaatgaTAACCATATCGGATGATGAAGATCATAGTCCTAGTGGAACATCTCAGAAGTTACACGACATAAATAATGCACTTACATCTGATACTGTCCAAACTTTAATTCTAGTTGAGGATGTTGACATCCTTTTTCCTGAAGATCGGGGATGTATTGCTGCCATACAACACATTGCTGAGACAGCAAAAGGGCCAATTATATTGACCAGCAATA gTAAAAATGCTGGCCTTCCAGATAAATTTTTAAGACAACATATTTCTTTCTCATTGCCATTGCCGGATGAGTTGCTTTGCCATTTGTTCATG GTTTGTGTCACAGAAGAAGTCAACATCAATCCTCTTTTACTGGAGAAGTTTATCCAGTCTTGTGACAGGGATATTCGTAAAACCATTATGCATCTTCAGTTCTGGTTccagaataaaaaatatagcaAAG ACAAGAATGTGCAGACCATATATGGCTCACTTCCCTTTGATCTTGAGGCTGGTCATAAGATACTACCAAAGATAATACCCTTGGATTTTCCCTCAGAGTTATCCAAACTAATTGAGAAGGAAGTTGCCAATTCAATAACCATAATGGAAAACAGCTCGAGCTGGGAAGGGTTAGTTAAGGAAGAGCTTTGCATAAATGACAAGCAAAATAACTTAGATGTGCCTTGTATGGGGACTGATTATTTAGAGCCCAAGGTAGAGGTCATGAAGACGATTACAGACTGTGGTGAGTTTGAAAGTCAACATAGTGCTACCTCTGAGCTATATAATTGTTCTGGATCCCCAGTAACATCCTTTTGGCCAAAGGATCAAAGGCAACTTGTAGTGATGTCCTCTGGTGCTATGGATAATAATTCATATAATAGACTTTCTGTAGACATTCATGACGAAGCTTACAGGAGACAATCCCTTGAAGGAAACAGTGAATCTTCCTTTAAGTTTCTATTGGATGAAAGCTATGCCAATATGTCATTTTCTGAGCTGCTGTTTTCTGGTTTGGAAGATTCAGAGGAGCAGCAGTgtaaatatttagaaacaaCTTATGATGCATGCTTAAACAAAACATACAACTCATTCGATATGTCCTGTTTTCCGGAATCAAGATTTGTTTGTGAGACTGCCTTTCAAAATAGAATAGAAACAAAGTCTGGAGTAGTGTCTGCTGGACATCATGCTTATCCGGTAAATGTTTCTCTGGATAATGAGTTGACACCATTCTCCTTCAATCTTTGTCAGCGCTGGGCTGAAGTGCCTCAAGATCCAGATTTGTTGGTAAATACTGAAATTCCCAAATCTTCTCCAAGAGCAACTGCACAAGATTTTAGTGATGAGAACATGGAAATCCCACCTGTGTATAACACAATGGATGAGTGCAGTCACACTGGTTTTGAGTTGAAGTCAAAACTTGTTGATTTTAGTCCATCTACAGAGATAGACATGGTGCAAAATTTGTGGAGGAAACTTCGTGATTGTCGAACAGATTTAAGACAGCATGCTACCTCAGAACAGATAGGTGTTATCCAAGTTGTTAAACTTGCTAGTGGACTGAGCAATCTAATTTCAGAAGCTGATTTGTTGTTTCGTAACCACCAACAAAAACAATGT GGTATTATGGAACCTCCACTTTTTCTGTCTGATGAAGCCACATTTAGTTGGTATGATGAGCAAATGATGATGTCAACTGTTGCTGCGCATGGTTTTTGCTTTTATGCCAAGCATATAGTAGATGTGGGATCCAAATTGGGTTTTGAGAACAGGGTAGACACGACTTCGGAGATGTTGGCTTCTACTACAAATATTATGGCTTTGGGGAAGTTATCTAGACAGGACCACACTGAAAGCATGAATAACTATACTAAAAAGCTATTAGAGGTGAACAACTCAAGAAATGATAAGAG CATGCAAAACAATGAAAGCAGAACATCTCTATTCAACGTAATCCAATCCATTGTTCCTGCAAGATCATCAATGGCAATTAGAGGCATTGCATTCAATGAGTTTCTTTCTTCACTACGCCAAATTTCAATTTCAGAAGGTTTGCGCATTTCAGAAGGTGTTAATAAGACGAGGAAAGGAAG GCGGAGTGCTCAACATTATTTGAGCAGAGGTACAATGATGTTGTCTTCTGAGGATATATCATTGGTCTGTGAAGGTGATTTGTACAGAAAGATATCTTCACAGTATGCTGCTAACATGGAAAGTAATTGCACATGA
- the LOC101511766 gene encoding uncharacterized protein isoform X3, translated as MTEISPANSSLPANKQATWPLNPPAKADLEVDEVSAASGQACIFGKSDSEPLSRFLQERVRSFYHSCENKAESSLWIHKYKPTKASEVCGNDESLNFLRDWLHLWHERRCQNRKGSSNKDQTDIPNDDGDYNFPGFGCASKDVDEEGSLKNVLLITGPVGSGKSAAVYACAREQGFEVLELNASDCRNGSAVRQYFGDALGSHGFKRSVEHTVSSHKKTVKLLPAPAFPNVKASEEMDDDVIEMITISDDEDHSPSGTSQKLHDINNALTSDTVQTLILVEDVDILFPEDRGCIAAIQHIAETAKGPIILTSNSKNAGLPDKFLRQHISFSLPLPDELLCHLFMVCVTEEVNINPLLLEKFIQSCDRDIRKTIMHLQFWFQNKKYSKDKNVQTIYGSLPFDLEAGHKILPKIIPLDFPSELSKLIEKEVANSITIMENSSSWEGLVKEELCINDKQNNLDVPCMGTDYLEPKVEVMKTITDCGEFESQHSATSELYNCSGSPVTSFWPKDQRQLVVMSSGAMDNNSYNRLSVDIHDEAYRRQSLEGNSESSFKFLLDESYANMSFSELLFSGLEDSEEQQCKYLETTYDACLNKTYNSFDMSCFPESRFVCETAFQNRIETKSGVVSAGHHAYPVNVSLDNELTPFSFNLCQRWAEVPQDPDLLVNTEIPKSSPRATAQDFSDENMEIPPVYNTMDECSHTGFELKSKLVDFSPSTEIDMVQNLWRKLRDCRTDLRQHATSEQIGVIQVVKLASGLSNLISEADLLFRNHQQKQCGIMEPPLFLSDEATFSWYDEQMMMSTVAAHGFCFYAKHIVDVGSKLGFENRVDTTSEMLASTTNIMALGKLSRQDHTESMNNYTKKLLEVNNSRNDKSSMQNNESRTSLFNVIQSIVPARSSMAIRGIAFNEFLSSLRQISISEGLRISEGVNKTRKGRRSAQHYLSRGTMMLSSEDISLVCEGDLYRKISSQYAANMESNCT; from the exons ATGACGGAAATATCACCAGCAAACTCATCTCTGCCAGCTAACAAGCAAGCAACATGGCCTCTAAATCCCCCAGCAAAAGCG GACTTGGAGGTGGATGAAGTCAGTGCTGCATCTGGGCAAGCATGCATTTTCGGAAAATCAGACAGTGAGCCACTGAGTAGGTTTCTTCAAGAAAG GGTGAGATCTTTCTACCATAGTTGTGAAAATAAGGCTGAGAGCAGCTTATGGATACACAAGTACAAACCAACAAAAGCCTCCGAG GTATGTGGTAATGATGAATCTCTGAATTTCTTACGTGACTGGTTACATCTTTGGCACGAAAGACGTTGTCAAAACAGAAAGGGTTCCTCTAACAAGGATCAAACTGACATACCAAACGATGATGGTGATTATAACTTTCCTGGTTTTGGCTGTGCTTCAAAAGATGTTGATGAGGAGGGTTCCCTGAAGAATGTTCTTTTAATTACAGGACCAGTTGGG AGTGGCAAGTCTGCAGCTGTCTATGCTTGTGCCCGAGAGCAAGGGTTTGAGGTTTTAGAG CTCAATGCATCAGACTGTCGAAATGGGTCTGCTGTCAGGCAATATTTTGGAGACGCTCTTGGATCACATGGTTTCAAAAG GTCAGTGGAACACACTGTGAGTTCACACAAGAAAACTGTGAAATTGCTCCCAGCTCCAGCTTTTCCTAATGTTAAAGCTTCTGAAGAGATGGATGatgatgtgattgaaatgaTAACCATATCGGATGATGAAGATCATAGTCCTAGTGGAACATCTCAGAAGTTACACGACATAAATAATGCACTTACATCTGATACTGTCCAAACTTTAATTCTAGTTGAGGATGTTGACATCCTTTTTCCTGAAGATCGGGGATGTATTGCTGCCATACAACACATTGCTGAGACAGCAAAAGGGCCAATTATATTGACCAGCAATA gTAAAAATGCTGGCCTTCCAGATAAATTTTTAAGACAACATATTTCTTTCTCATTGCCATTGCCGGATGAGTTGCTTTGCCATTTGTTCATG GTTTGTGTCACAGAAGAAGTCAACATCAATCCTCTTTTACTGGAGAAGTTTATCCAGTCTTGTGACAGGGATATTCGTAAAACCATTATGCATCTTCAGTTCTGGTTccagaataaaaaatatagcaAAG ACAAGAATGTGCAGACCATATATGGCTCACTTCCCTTTGATCTTGAGGCTGGTCATAAGATACTACCAAAGATAATACCCTTGGATTTTCCCTCAGAGTTATCCAAACTAATTGAGAAGGAAGTTGCCAATTCAATAACCATAATGGAAAACAGCTCGAGCTGGGAAGGGTTAGTTAAGGAAGAGCTTTGCATAAATGACAAGCAAAATAACTTAGATGTGCCTTGTATGGGGACTGATTATTTAGAGCCCAAGGTAGAGGTCATGAAGACGATTACAGACTGTGGTGAGTTTGAAAGTCAACATAGTGCTACCTCTGAGCTATATAATTGTTCTGGATCCCCAGTAACATCCTTTTGGCCAAAGGATCAAAGGCAACTTGTAGTGATGTCCTCTGGTGCTATGGATAATAATTCATATAATAGACTTTCTGTAGACATTCATGACGAAGCTTACAGGAGACAATCCCTTGAAGGAAACAGTGAATCTTCCTTTAAGTTTCTATTGGATGAAAGCTATGCCAATATGTCATTTTCTGAGCTGCTGTTTTCTGGTTTGGAAGATTCAGAGGAGCAGCAGTgtaaatatttagaaacaaCTTATGATGCATGCTTAAACAAAACATACAACTCATTCGATATGTCCTGTTTTCCGGAATCAAGATTTGTTTGTGAGACTGCCTTTCAAAATAGAATAGAAACAAAGTCTGGAGTAGTGTCTGCTGGACATCATGCTTATCCGGTAAATGTTTCTCTGGATAATGAGTTGACACCATTCTCCTTCAATCTTTGTCAGCGCTGGGCTGAAGTGCCTCAAGATCCAGATTTGTTGGTAAATACTGAAATTCCCAAATCTTCTCCAAGAGCAACTGCACAAGATTTTAGTGATGAGAACATGGAAATCCCACCTGTGTATAACACAATGGATGAGTGCAGTCACACTGGTTTTGAGTTGAAGTCAAAACTTGTTGATTTTAGTCCATCTACAGAGATAGACATGGTGCAAAATTTGTGGAGGAAACTTCGTGATTGTCGAACAGATTTAAGACAGCATGCTACCTCAGAACAGATAGGTGTTATCCAAGTTGTTAAACTTGCTAGTGGACTGAGCAATCTAATTTCAGAAGCTGATTTGTTGTTTCGTAACCACCAACAAAAACAATGT GGTATTATGGAACCTCCACTTTTTCTGTCTGATGAAGCCACATTTAGTTGGTATGATGAGCAAATGATGATGTCAACTGTTGCTGCGCATGGTTTTTGCTTTTATGCCAAGCATATAGTAGATGTGGGATCCAAATTGGGTTTTGAGAACAGGGTAGACACGACTTCGGAGATGTTGGCTTCTACTACAAATATTATGGCTTTGGGGAAGTTATCTAGACAGGACCACACTGAAAGCATGAATAACTATACTAAAAAGCTATTAGAGGTGAACAACTCAAGAAATGATAAGAG CAGCATGCAAAACAATGAAAGCAGAACATCTCTATTCAACGTAATCCAATCCATTGTTCCTGCAAGATCATCAATGGCAATTAGAGGCATTGCATTCAATGAGTTTCTTTCTTCACTACGCCAAATTTCAATTTCAGAAGGTTTGCGCATTTCAGAAGGTGTTAATAAGACGAGGAAAGGAAG GCGGAGTGCTCAACATTATTTGAGCAGAGGTACAATGATGTTGTCTTCTGAGGATATATCATTGGTCTGTGAAGGTGATTTGTACAGAAAGATATCTTCACAGTATGCTGCTAACATGGAAAGTAATTGCACATGA